The Flavobacterium sp. 1 genome contains the following window.
GGAACGAATGCTGTCTATGGCGGAGTGCAGCGAAACTGCCAATTTGAATTTTACTTCATCATCAGCCAATTTTTTTATCATTTTAGGAATCCCCGAGGTAGAAACCATAATGCGTTTTGGAGACATTCCTAATCCTTCTGGAGAAGTAATCATTTCTATCGCCTTCAAAACATTATTGTAGTTCATAAGCGGTTCGCCCATTCCCATAAAAACAATATTTGACAAAGGATGATTATGATAGAGTCTGCTTTCTTTATCAATGGCAATAACTTGGTCGTAAATTTCGGCGGGTTCCAAGTTGCGCATACGCTTTAACCTTGCGGTAGCACAAAAATTACAGTCCAGACTGCAGCCTACCTGACTCGACACACAAGCTGTAGTTCTGGTTTGGGTTGGAATCAAAACGCTTTCCACCACCAATCCATCATGTAACCGAACGGCATTTTTAACCGTTCCGTCTTCACTTCGCTGCATCGTATCCACTTTGATATGATTAATGACAAAATGATTTTCCAGCATGGCACGGGTACTTTTGGCCACATTGGTCATATCCTCAAAACTGTGCGCCCCTTTACTCCATAACCACTCATAAACTTGATTGCCCCGAAATGCTTTATCACCATTAGTTACAAAAAAATCTCTCAGCTGATCTTTGGATAATGCCCGTATGTCTTTTTTCTCAATTTGCATGGCGCAAATTTAGTGACTATTTGTTGAATTGTTGATTTGAAGACCTAATTTTAAACAATAACAGTAGAATAATATCCGTTTCTATAGTTTTATTTTACAAAATGTATTCCCGACTCTTTTCACTTTTTTCTTTTAACAAGTCTATATTCTGTAATATCAAAAAAACAATATTTAAACAAATTGATTGTGGTACTAAAAAATATTTTATCTTTACATTACAAATTTATTTGAAAGAAATACATCACAATTTTACAACGTGATAAAAAATAAATTAAAATAATATAAAAGAGTCTTTTTTCCTACATTATTTACATGAAGCCTTATTTATAAAGGGATAAAGTTGAGTTTTTTATTTTAAATGAATCTAAAGAAAAACAATAAAAAACGTTATCGTAGGTGTTTTAGAGCAATCATTGAATAAAATACATTTTTTATATTTTTCTTAACATGATTTATATCATATTCTTATTTTGACATCCCCCCTACATTTGTACAAGTAAAAGCAAATATTGTGATTTAAATGAAAATTAATAATAAAATCCTAATATCC
Protein-coding sequences here:
- the rlmN gene encoding 23S rRNA (adenine(2503)-C(2))-methyltransferase RlmN, giving the protein MQIEKKDIRALSKDQLRDFFVTNGDKAFRGNQVYEWLWSKGAHSFEDMTNVAKSTRAMLENHFVINHIKVDTMQRSEDGTVKNAVRLHDGLVVESVLIPTQTRTTACVSSQVGCSLDCNFCATARLKRMRNLEPAEIYDQVIAIDKESRLYHNHPLSNIVFMGMGEPLMNYNNVLKAIEMITSPEGLGMSPKRIMVSTSGIPKMIKKLADDEVKFKLAVSLHSAIDSIRSRIMPFSENFPLTDLREALEYWYRKTKSKISYEYVVWKGINDDKASIDALVKFCKYVPCKVNLIEYNPIDDGEFQQAPEESINAYIKALEATGIVVKVRRSRGKDIDAACGQLANKEA